One segment of Streptomyces sp. TG1A-8 DNA contains the following:
- a CDS encoding acyl-CoA thioesterase: protein MTDQVPAVDPDIPGKPTSASRTTLSHIMTHNDTNLLGTVHGGVIMKLVDDAAGAVAGRHSGGPAVTASMDEMVFLEPVRVGDLVHVKAQVNWTGRTSMEIGVRVLAERWNESAPATRVGSAYLVFAAVDADGRPRRVPPVVPETDRDRRRYQEAQIRRTHRLARRRAIRELREKRAAEGFED, encoded by the coding sequence ATGACAGACCAGGTCCCGGCCGTGGATCCGGACATCCCGGGCAAGCCCACCTCCGCCTCCCGCACCACCCTCAGCCACATCATGACCCACAACGACACCAACCTGCTGGGGACGGTGCACGGCGGGGTGATCATGAAACTGGTCGACGACGCGGCGGGCGCGGTCGCGGGCCGGCACTCCGGAGGCCCCGCCGTCACCGCGTCGATGGACGAGATGGTCTTCCTGGAGCCGGTCCGCGTCGGTGACCTGGTCCACGTGAAGGCCCAGGTCAACTGGACCGGCCGGACCTCGATGGAGATAGGCGTCCGGGTCCTGGCCGAACGCTGGAACGAGTCGGCCCCGGCCACCCGGGTCGGCTCGGCCTACCTCGTCTTCGCGGCCGTGGACGCCGACGGCAGGCCGCGCCGGGTGCCCCCGGTCGTCCCGGAGACCGACCGCGACCGCCGCCGCTACCAGGAGGCCCAGATCCGCCGCACCCACCGCCTGGCCCGCCGCCGCGCCATCCGCGAACTGCGCGAGAAGCGGGCGGCGGAAGGCTTCGAGGACTGA
- a CDS encoding four-helix bundle copper-binding protein — protein MTQSGMMPAMTRQMQECVEACMNCHSMCEQTVCSCMQQGGQEQMQVMRALMDCSEMTRMCADMMMRRSPLAAEMCALCARACDMCAEACMSMPDDEQMMRCAEACRRCADTCRTMAGASM, from the coding sequence ATGACCCAGTCAGGGATGATGCCCGCGATGACCCGGCAGATGCAGGAGTGCGTCGAGGCCTGCATGAACTGCCACAGCATGTGCGAGCAGACCGTCTGTTCCTGCATGCAGCAGGGCGGCCAGGAGCAGATGCAGGTCATGAGGGCGCTCATGGACTGCTCCGAGATGACGCGCATGTGCGCCGACATGATGATGCGCCGCTCGCCACTGGCGGCCGAGATGTGCGCACTGTGCGCCAGGGCCTGTGACATGTGCGCCGAGGCGTGCATGTCCATGCCGGACGACGAGCAGATGATGCGCTGTGCCGAGGCGTGTCGCCGCTGCGCCGACACGTGCCGCACGATGGCGGGCGCCTCCATGTGA
- a CDS encoding LCP family protein, translating into MRAVTTLSVVVLASAGIGHAVVTSLDAGIARVDAFKDMKNRPRAGHGTNVLLVGTDGRDGIGAAERRAYRLGGEPCHCTDTIMIVHISEDRERASVVGLPRDSYAEVPAHVDGKSGQRHGPHPVRLNAAYAEGGPQLTVRTVEDMTHVKINHYLEVDFTSFMRTVDVLGGVRICTPAPLKDPYTGLDLAAGTHTLGGGQALQYVRARHLDGASDLGRMRRQQRFLASLIERATSSGVLLNPMRFRDVTRAVLGSVRADEGFGTDELLDLGRAMRNFSPSSSEFATVPVGQLDFRVKGIGSTLKWDPAASGRLFRSLRDDKPLSTGRPPRGPRPAPVEVAPQRIRVQVENGTGTAGLAKRVDAALAAAGFATTRRPVSAAAHDVRRTVISYDPRWDRSARSLAAALPGSALRPVAGQGPLLKVTAGSDFRAVRAVRADDPAQPGQGVVRGSEVVCSNTA; encoded by the coding sequence GTGCGGGCGGTGACCACGCTGTCGGTGGTGGTGCTCGCCTCCGCCGGCATCGGCCACGCGGTCGTCACCAGCCTGGACGCCGGCATCGCCCGGGTCGACGCCTTCAAGGACATGAAGAACCGGCCCCGCGCCGGGCACGGCACGAACGTCCTGCTGGTCGGCACCGACGGGCGCGACGGGATCGGCGCCGCCGAGCGGCGCGCCTACCGGTTGGGCGGCGAGCCCTGCCACTGCACCGACACGATCATGATCGTGCACATCTCGGAGGACCGGGAGCGGGCGAGCGTGGTCGGCCTGCCCCGCGACTCCTACGCCGAGGTGCCCGCGCACGTCGACGGGAAGTCCGGGCAGCGCCACGGCCCGCACCCGGTCAGGCTGAACGCGGCCTACGCCGAGGGCGGCCCCCAGTTGACCGTGCGCACGGTCGAGGACATGACCCACGTGAAGATCAACCACTACCTGGAGGTCGACTTCACCAGCTTCATGCGGACCGTGGACGTCCTCGGCGGGGTGCGGATCTGCACGCCGGCGCCGCTGAAGGACCCCTACACCGGGCTCGACCTCGCGGCCGGCACCCACACGCTCGGCGGCGGGCAGGCACTGCAGTACGTGCGCGCCCGGCACCTGGACGGGGCGAGCGACCTGGGCCGGATGAGGCGGCAGCAGCGGTTCCTGGCCTCGCTCATCGAGCGGGCCACCTCCTCCGGGGTGCTGCTGAACCCGATGCGGTTCCGGGACGTGACCCGGGCCGTGCTCGGCTCGGTACGGGCGGACGAGGGCTTCGGCACCGACGAACTGCTCGACCTCGGCCGGGCGATGCGGAACTTCTCCCCCTCCTCCTCCGAGTTCGCCACCGTGCCCGTCGGACAGCTGGACTTCCGGGTCAAGGGGATCGGCTCGACCCTGAAGTGGGACCCGGCGGCGTCCGGCAGGCTCTTCCGGTCACTGCGCGACGACAAGCCGCTCAGCACCGGCCGCCCGCCGCGCGGGCCCCGGCCGGCGCCGGTGGAGGTCGCCCCGCAGCGGATCCGCGTCCAGGTGGAGAACGGCACCGGCACCGCGGGGCTGGCCAAGCGGGTCGACGCGGCGCTCGCGGCGGCCGGCTTCGCCACCACCCGCCGGCCCGTGAGCGCCGCCGCCCACGACGTGCGGCGCACGGTGATCTCCTACGACCCGCGCTGGGACCGCTCGGCCAGGTCCCTGGCGGCGGCCCTGCCGGGCAGCGCGCTGCGCCCGGTGGCGGGCCAGGGGCCGCTGCTGAAGGTGACCGCCGGGAGCGACTTCCGGGCCGTGCGCGCGGTCCGGGCGGACGACCCGGCCCAGCCGGGGCAGGGCGTGGTGCGCGGCAGCGAGGTGGTGTGCTCGAACACGGCCTGA
- a CDS encoding UDP-glucose/GDP-mannose dehydrogenase family protein, giving the protein MSLKITVIGTGYLGATHAAAMAELGFEVLGLDVVPEKIAMLERGETPMYEPGLEELLRRHVAGLEGSSGRLRFTRDWAEVGAFGDVHFVCVNTPQRHGDYAADMSYVDAAVASLAPHLHGPALVVGKSTVPVGSAERLAAYLAEHAPAGADAELAWNPEFLREGFAVQDTLHPDRIVVGVRGERAEKLLREVYATPVGEGTPFVVTDFPTAELVKTAANSFLATKISFINAMAEVCEAAGGDVAKLAEAIGHDDRIGRKFLRAGIGFGGGCLPKDIRAFMARAGELGADQALTFLREIDSINMRRRGQMVEMAREALGGGSFLGRRVAVLGATFKPDSDDVRDSPALNVAGQIHLQGGQVTVYDPKGMDNARRIFPTLGYAGSALEAVRAADVVLHLTEWREFRELDPQALGEAAAARVVLDGRNALDPELWRRAGWTYRAMGRPTA; this is encoded by the coding sequence ATGAGCCTGAAGATCACCGTGATCGGCACCGGCTATCTCGGCGCCACGCACGCCGCGGCCATGGCCGAACTGGGCTTCGAGGTGCTCGGCCTGGACGTGGTGCCCGAGAAGATCGCGATGCTGGAGCGCGGTGAGACCCCGATGTACGAGCCGGGGCTGGAGGAGCTGCTGCGCAGGCACGTCGCGGGCCTGGAGGGCTCCTCGGGGCGGCTCCGGTTCACGCGGGACTGGGCGGAGGTCGGCGCCTTCGGCGACGTGCACTTCGTGTGCGTCAACACGCCCCAGCGGCACGGCGACTACGCGGCGGACATGTCGTACGTCGACGCCGCCGTCGCCTCCCTCGCCCCGCACCTGCACGGTCCGGCGCTGGTGGTCGGCAAGTCGACCGTGCCGGTCGGTTCGGCCGAGCGGCTGGCCGCCTACCTGGCCGAGCACGCGCCGGCCGGCGCGGACGCCGAGCTGGCGTGGAACCCGGAGTTCCTGCGGGAGGGCTTCGCGGTGCAGGACACGCTGCACCCGGACCGGATCGTGGTCGGGGTGCGCGGCGAGCGGGCCGAGAAGCTGCTGCGCGAGGTGTACGCGACGCCGGTCGGGGAGGGCACGCCGTTCGTGGTGACCGACTTCCCGACCGCCGAGCTGGTGAAGACGGCCGCGAACTCGTTCCTGGCGACGAAGATCTCGTTCATCAACGCGATGGCGGAGGTGTGCGAGGCCGCCGGCGGTGACGTGGCGAAGCTGGCCGAGGCCATCGGGCACGACGACCGGATCGGCAGGAAGTTCCTGCGGGCCGGGATCGGGTTCGGCGGCGGCTGCCTGCCCAAGGACATCCGGGCGTTCATGGCGCGGGCGGGCGAGCTGGGCGCGGACCAGGCGCTGACGTTCCTGCGGGAGATCGACTCGATCAACATGCGCCGGCGCGGCCAGATGGTGGAGATGGCCCGGGAGGCCCTCGGCGGGGGCTCGTTCCTGGGCAGGCGGGTCGCGGTGCTCGGCGCCACCTTCAAGCCCGACTCGGACGACGTGCGGGACTCGCCGGCGCTGAACGTGGCCGGCCAGATCCACCTCCAGGGCGGTCAGGTCACCGTGTACGACCCGAAGGGCATGGACAACGCCCGCAGGATCTTCCCGACGCTCGGCTACGCCGGTTCGGCGCTGGAGGCGGTGCGGGCGGCCGACGTCGTGCTGCACCTGACCGAGTGGCGCGAGTTCCGCGAGCTGGACCCGCAGGCGCTGGGCGAGGCGGCGGCGGCCCGGGTGGTGCTGGACGGGCGCAACGCCCTGGACCCGGAGCTGTGGCGGCGGGCCGGGTGGACGTACCGGGCGATGGGCCGCCCGACCGCGTAG
- a CDS encoding acyl-CoA dehydrogenase — protein MAGSADFDLYRPSEEHDMLRDAVRSLVEAKIAPHAAAVDEEARFPQEALDALVANDLHAVHVPEEYGGAGADALATVIVIEEVARACVSSSLIPAVNKLGSLPVILSGGEDLKKKYLAPLAKGDAMFSYCLSEPEAGSDAAGMKTRAVRDGDHWVLNGVKRWITNAGVSEFYTVMAVTDPAKRSRGISAFVVEKSDPGVSFGAPEKKLGIKGSPTREVYFDDVRIPADRMIGEEGTGFATAMKTLDHTRITIAAQALGVAQGAFDYARGYVAERKQFGRPIADFQGIQFMLADMAMKIEAARQLTYAAAAKSERGDRDLTFQGAAAKCFASDVAMEVTTDAVQLLGGYGYTRDYPVERMMRDAKITQIYEGTNQVQRIVMARNLP, from the coding sequence TTGGCCGGATCGGCTGACTTCGACCTGTACCGCCCGTCCGAGGAGCACGACATGCTCCGTGACGCCGTCCGCTCGCTGGTCGAGGCGAAGATCGCGCCGCACGCGGCGGCGGTGGACGAGGAGGCCCGCTTCCCGCAGGAGGCGCTGGACGCGCTCGTGGCCAACGACCTGCACGCCGTGCACGTCCCCGAGGAGTACGGCGGCGCCGGCGCGGACGCGCTCGCCACGGTCATCGTGATCGAGGAGGTGGCCCGCGCCTGCGTGTCGTCCTCCCTCATCCCGGCCGTGAACAAGCTGGGCTCCCTGCCGGTGATCCTCTCCGGCGGCGAGGACCTGAAGAAGAAGTACCTCGCCCCGCTCGCCAAGGGCGACGCGATGTTCTCCTACTGCCTGTCCGAGCCGGAGGCGGGCTCGGACGCGGCCGGCATGAAGACCCGGGCGGTCCGCGACGGCGACCACTGGGTCCTCAACGGCGTCAAGCGCTGGATCACCAACGCGGGCGTCTCCGAGTTCTACACGGTCATGGCGGTCACCGATCCCGCCAAGCGCTCCAGGGGCATCTCCGCCTTCGTCGTGGAGAAGTCGGACCCGGGGGTCTCCTTCGGCGCCCCCGAGAAGAAGCTGGGCATCAAGGGCTCCCCGACCCGCGAGGTCTACTTCGACGACGTCCGCATCCCCGCCGACCGCATGATCGGCGAGGAGGGCACCGGCTTCGCCACCGCCATGAAGACCCTGGACCACACCCGCATCACCATCGCCGCCCAGGCCCTCGGCGTCGCCCAGGGCGCCTTCGACTACGCCAGGGGCTACGTCGCCGAGCGCAAGCAGTTCGGCAGGCCGATCGCCGACTTCCAGGGCATCCAGTTCATGCTCGCCGACATGGCCATGAAGATCGAGGCCGCCCGCCAGCTGACCTACGCGGCGGCGGCGAAGTCCGAACGCGGCGACCGCGACCTCACCTTCCAGGGCGCGGCCGCCAAGTGCTTCGCCTCCGACGTGGCCATGGAGGTCACCACCGACGCGGTCCAGCTCCTCGGCGGCTACGGCTACACCCGGGACTACCCGGTGGAGCGGATGATGCGCGACGCCAAGATCACCCAGATCTACGAGGGCACCAACCAGGTCCAGCGCATCGTCATGGCACGCAACCTGCCGTAA
- a CDS encoding LCP family protein yields the protein MTRGSVRGEGAVPRTRQPGGADRARDAEAGPDGGPAPSGGRGDGGPRPPHRSRRILRWSALTLSVVILGAAGAGCLYYRHLNGNIRKEKLNLGDSDVPKATPNAAGQTPLNVLLIGSDSRNTAEDLKLGGSRADVGRPALADVQMLVHVSADRSNMSVVSLPRDTMIPIPRCTDPHTHKVYQALPLAMANESLGRGGPGCTVATWQKLTGVHVDHFMMVDFSGVVSMADAIGGVPVCVKQNIYSHTPDGHGSGLKLKAGTTSVQGKQALQWLRTRYGFEDGTDLGRTHAQHMYMNAMVRQLRENATLSNPDEMRRLAETATKALKVDEGLGTIKELYDLSEEFKKVPTGRITMTTLPTQQWSQDHDRVVPMPGDADQLISMVRRDAPLDGRGAKHRTEKASRDPAAPDGEIAVQVRNGTGVDGRVPASQRASAVARVLRGKGFARTEVDARLTPEARTALLFPSADLEGDAQAVAKAIGLPLDSVRRSTDVSGIVLTVGADWRTGDAYPASAEPTRAPETAAVLNGDKKDACMEVQQGFTW from the coding sequence ATGACGCGAGGCAGCGTGCGCGGAGAAGGGGCTGTGCCGCGCACCCGGCAGCCCGGCGGGGCGGACCGGGCGCGGGACGCGGAGGCCGGGCCGGACGGCGGGCCCGCGCCGTCCGGCGGCCGGGGCGACGGCGGGCCGAGACCGCCCCACCGGAGCCGGCGGATACTGCGCTGGTCGGCGCTGACCCTGTCGGTGGTGATACTCGGCGCCGCCGGCGCGGGCTGCCTCTACTACCGGCACCTGAACGGCAACATCAGGAAGGAGAAGCTGAACCTCGGCGACTCCGACGTGCCCAAGGCGACTCCCAACGCCGCGGGGCAGACGCCGCTGAACGTCCTGCTGATCGGCTCCGACAGCCGCAACACGGCGGAGGACCTCAAGCTCGGCGGGTCCAGGGCCGACGTGGGCCGTCCGGCGCTCGCGGACGTGCAGATGCTGGTGCACGTCTCGGCCGACCGCAGCAACATGTCCGTGGTGAGCCTCCCGCGCGACACCATGATCCCCATACCCAGGTGCACCGACCCGCACACCCACAAGGTGTACCAGGCGCTCCCCCTCGCCATGGCGAACGAGTCCCTGGGCCGCGGCGGCCCGGGCTGCACCGTCGCCACCTGGCAGAAGCTGACCGGCGTGCACGTCGACCACTTCATGATGGTCGACTTCTCCGGGGTGGTGTCGATGGCGGACGCCATCGGCGGCGTCCCGGTCTGCGTGAAGCAGAACATCTACTCCCACACCCCGGACGGCCACGGCTCGGGCCTGAAGCTGAAGGCGGGCACCACCTCCGTCCAGGGCAAGCAGGCCCTGCAGTGGCTGCGCACCCGCTACGGCTTCGAGGACGGCACCGACCTCGGCCGCACCCACGCCCAGCACATGTACATGAACGCGATGGTGCGCCAGCTGCGCGAGAACGCGACCCTGAGCAACCCCGACGAGATGCGCAGGCTGGCGGAGACCGCGACGAAGGCGCTCAAGGTCGACGAGGGCCTCGGCACGATCAAGGAGCTGTACGACCTGTCCGAGGAGTTCAAGAAGGTGCCCACCGGGCGCATCACCATGACGACGCTGCCCACGCAGCAGTGGTCGCAGGACCACGACCGGGTGGTGCCCATGCCCGGGGACGCCGACCAGCTCATCTCCATGGTCCGCCGGGACGCCCCGCTCGACGGCCGCGGTGCGAAGCACCGGACCGAGAAGGCCTCGCGGGATCCGGCGGCACCGGACGGCGAGATCGCCGTGCAGGTCCGCAACGGCACCGGCGTCGACGGCCGGGTGCCCGCGTCCCAACGGGCCTCGGCGGTGGCGCGGGTCCTGCGGGGCAAGGGGTTCGCCCGGACGGAGGTCGACGCCCGGCTCACCCCCGAGGCGCGGACCGCGCTCCTCTTCCCCAGCGCCGACCTGGAGGGCGATGCCCAGGCGGTGGCCAAGGCGATCGGGCTGCCGCTGGACTCGGTGCGCAGGTCGACCGACGTCTCCGGGATCGTCCTGACCGTGGGCGCGGACTGGCGCACCGGGGACGCCTACCCGGCGTCCGCGGAGCCGACGAGGGCCCCCGAGACCGCCGCCGTGCTGAACGGCGACAAGAAGGACGCCTGCATGGAGGTCCAGCAGGGCTTCACCTGGTAG
- a CDS encoding LCP family protein, with protein sequence MNDWPEGWSDDNRGPRYGRGSGGEQPESARVMRQVRRGGRAVPPGQRSYGTPGPSAPPHGAGVPQQSSYVDGRGHGADDGYDSGYNTGQVYGTPGGHGPGGPGGGSGRGARPAPDWRRRIKLTAIAVAGVLVVTSVATYFWADSKLHRDVDLSKVIDRPEGGDGTNYLIVGSDSRKGMSTEEKKKLHTGSADGQRTDSMMILHVGGNGDTLVSLPRDSDVEIPTYKGSGSGKVYQGTGRHTKLNAAYAEDGPTLLVRTVEYNTGLRINHYVEIGFAGFASIVDAVGGVEITIDKGFKDKYSGADFKAGKQKLNGEEALAFVRTRHAFAASDLQRTKNQQKFLSALAHQVATPSTVLNPFAFYPAMGAGLDSLTVDKDMSLWDLASMFWAMKGVSGGEGTSMNMPVSGSVGGNLLWDKAKVKTLVDELNNDEKVTVSGT encoded by the coding sequence ATGAATGACTGGCCCGAGGGATGGTCCGACGACAACCGCGGCCCGCGCTACGGACGCGGCAGCGGCGGCGAGCAGCCGGAGAGCGCTCGCGTGATGCGTCAGGTGCGGCGCGGCGGCCGGGCGGTACCGCCCGGGCAGCGCTCGTACGGCACCCCCGGGCCGTCCGCGCCGCCGCACGGCGCCGGGGTCCCGCAGCAGTCGTCGTACGTCGACGGCCGGGGACACGGGGCGGACGACGGCTACGACAGCGGCTACAACACCGGCCAGGTCTACGGCACCCCCGGCGGCCACGGGCCGGGCGGCCCGGGCGGCGGGTCCGGCCGCGGGGCCCGGCCCGCGCCCGACTGGCGGCGGCGCATCAAGCTCACCGCGATCGCGGTGGCGGGCGTGCTGGTCGTCACCTCGGTGGCGACGTACTTCTGGGCCGACTCCAAGCTGCACCGGGACGTCGACCTGTCGAAGGTCATCGACCGTCCCGAGGGCGGCGACGGCACCAACTACCTGATCGTCGGCTCCGACAGCCGCAAGGGCATGTCCACCGAGGAGAAGAAGAAGCTGCACACCGGCTCCGCCGACGGCCAGCGCACCGACTCGATGATGATCCTGCACGTCGGCGGCAACGGCGACACGCTGGTCTCGCTGCCGCGCGACTCGGACGTGGAGATACCGACGTACAAGGGATCGGGGTCCGGGAAGGTCTACCAGGGCACCGGCCGGCACACGAAGCTGAACGCGGCCTACGCCGAGGACGGCCCGACGCTGCTGGTCCGCACGGTCGAGTACAACACCGGCCTGCGCATCAACCACTACGTGGAGATCGGCTTCGCCGGCTTCGCGAGCATCGTGGACGCGGTCGGCGGGGTCGAGATCACCATCGACAAGGGCTTCAAGGACAAGTACTCCGGCGCGGACTTCAAGGCCGGCAAGCAGAAGCTGAACGGCGAGGAGGCCCTCGCCTTCGTCCGCACCCGGCACGCGTTCGCGGCCAGCGACCTGCAGCGCACGAAGAACCAGCAGAAGTTCCTGTCGGCGCTGGCCCACCAGGTGGCCACCCCGTCGACGGTGCTGAACCCGTTCGCGTTCTACCCGGCCATGGGCGCGGGCCTGGACTCGCTGACCGTCGACAAGGACATGAGCCTGTGGGACCTGGCGTCGATGTTCTGGGCGATGAAGGGCGTCAGCGGCGGTGAGGGCACGTCGATGAACATGCCGGTCTCCGGCTCCGTCGGCGGCAACCTCCTGTGGGACAAGGCGAAGGTGAAGACCCTGGTCGACGAGTTGAACAACGACGAGAAGGTCACCGTTTCCGGCACCTAG
- a CDS encoding glycosyltransferase family 2 protein, whose protein sequence is MNAKPDVRFPAVSVIMPVLNEERHLRGAVQAILAQEYAGDMEVVIALGPSTDRTDEIAAELVRETASHDTKRVHTVPNPTGRTPAALNAAIKASRHPIVVRVDGHGMLSPDYIATAVRLLEETGAQNVGGIMHAEGENDWEHAVAAAMTSKIGVGNAAFHTGGEAGPAETVYLGVFRREALERQGGYNEEFIRAQDWELNFRIREAGGLIWFSPELKVSYRPRPSVRALAKQYKDYGRWRHVVARYHEGSINLRYLAPPTAVCAMAAGLVVGAALTPWGFVVPGGYLAAIVVGSVPAGRGLPLKARLQIPVALATMHMSWGWGFLTSPKSLAKKVIASRRPAVPATG, encoded by the coding sequence ATGAACGCCAAGCCCGACGTGCGGTTCCCCGCCGTGTCCGTGATCATGCCCGTCCTCAACGAGGAACGGCATCTGCGCGGAGCCGTCCAAGCGATCCTCGCGCAGGAGTACGCCGGCGACATGGAGGTCGTGATCGCCCTCGGTCCGTCCACGGACCGCACGGACGAGATCGCCGCCGAGCTGGTCCGGGAGACCGCGTCCCACGACACCAAGCGCGTGCACACCGTCCCGAACCCGACCGGCCGCACGCCCGCGGCGCTGAACGCGGCCATCAAGGCCTCCCGGCACCCGATCGTGGTCCGCGTCGACGGCCACGGCATGCTCTCGCCGGACTACATCGCCACCGCGGTGCGGCTCCTGGAGGAGACCGGCGCGCAGAACGTCGGCGGCATCATGCACGCCGAGGGCGAGAACGACTGGGAGCACGCGGTCGCCGCCGCCATGACCTCGAAGATCGGCGTCGGCAACGCGGCCTTCCACACCGGTGGCGAGGCCGGTCCCGCCGAGACCGTCTACCTCGGCGTCTTCCGCCGCGAGGCCCTGGAGCGGCAGGGCGGCTACAACGAGGAGTTCATCCGCGCCCAGGACTGGGAGCTGAACTTCCGCATCCGTGAGGCGGGCGGCCTGATCTGGTTCTCGCCCGAACTGAAGGTGTCGTACCGGCCCCGGCCGAGCGTGCGGGCGCTGGCCAAGCAGTACAAGGACTACGGCCGCTGGCGCCACGTGGTCGCCCGCTACCACGAGGGCTCCATCAACCTGCGCTACCTCGCCCCGCCGACGGCGGTGTGCGCGATGGCGGCGGGCCTGGTGGTGGGCGCGGCGCTGACCCCGTGGGGCTTCGTCGTCCCCGGGGGGTACCTGGCGGCGATCGTCGTGGGCTCGGTGCCCGCGGGCAGGGGCCTGCCGCTGAAGGCGCGCCTGCAGATCCCGGTGGCCCTGGCGACCATGCACATGTCCTGGGGCTGGGGCTTTCTGACCAGCCCGAAGTCCCTGGCCAAGAAGGTCATCGCCTCGCGCCGGCCGGCGGTCCCCGCCACCGGCTGA